The following proteins are encoded in a genomic region of Microtus ochrogaster isolate Prairie Vole_2 chromosome 5, MicOch1.0, whole genome shotgun sequence:
- the LOC106143766 gene encoding 40S ribosomal protein S2-like, producing MAAGPRTLGDKADDKDWIPVTKLGCLVKDMKIKSLEDIYLFSLLIKSCQCKKQTQAGQRTRFKANGDYNGQISLGVKCSKDVATAIQQASVLVKLSIVPVQRGHWGNKSPTLFHRHGHNLCPCAQEAGIDGCYPSSSRDCTATLHNFANVTSYAISKTYSYLTRDLCKQTVFTKSPY from the exons ATGGCTGCAGGCCCCAGAACTCTCGGAGATAAAGCAGATGACAAGGACTGGATCCCTGTCACCAAGTTGGGCTGCCTGGTTAAGGACATGAAGATCAAGTCCCTGGAGGACATCTACCTGTTCTCCCTGCTCATTAA ATCATGCCAGTGCAAGAAGCAGACTCAGGCCggccagaggaccaggttcaaggcTAATGGGGACTACAATGGTCAGATTAGTCTTGGTGTTAAGTGCTCCAAGGATGTAGCCACTGCCATCCAACAAGCCAGCGTTTTAGTCAAGCTTTCAATTGTCCCTGTGCAGAGAGGCCACTGGGGGAACAAAAGCCCCACGCTGTTCCAT AGACATGGGCATAATCTCTGCCCCTGTGCCCAAGAAGCTGGTATAGATGGCTGCTACCCATCATCATCCAGGGACTGCACTGCCACCCTGCACAACTTTGCCAACGTCACCTCATATGCCATTTCTAAGACCTACAGCTATCTAACCCGTGACCTCTGTAAACAGACTGTgttcaccaagtctccttatTGA